The segment GGAGTGCAGCGAGAGATAGCCGCGCGTCTCCGGGGAGGGGAGTGGTGCAGCGAGAGATAGCCGCGCGTCTCCGGGGAGGGGAGTGCAGCGAGAGATAGCCGCGCGTCTCCGGGGAGGGGAGTGCagcgagagatagctgtgcatctcaCCGTCTTTCGGGACGCTCCCTGCGCAGCGGGCTGGACTGTCCTCTCTGAGGGGAGGAGGTGACATCTCTCTTTCGCTCcttaggaggagttgggggtcCCTTGGTTATCTGAGAGGAGACACTGGTTACAATGACAGCAGCAGCAGGGGACACCTGCCCCTTCCCACAGAGGCCCTCACTGCATCTGCCCTGGCCCCTCACCGCACCTCCCTGCCGCCCCCTCACCCTGAGCCACATCTCCCATGCCGCCCCCTCACCGCGCCACACCTCCCCGCTGCCCCCTCACCCTGAGCTGCACCTCccgccgcccccctccccctcacccgcaCCTCCCCGCCGCCCCCCTCACCCTGAGCCGCACCTCCCCCTCACCCGCACCTCCCCGCCGCCCCCCTCACCCTGAGCCGCACCTCCCCCTCACCCGCACCTCCCCGCCGCCCCCCTCACCCTGGGCCGCACCTCCCCCTCACCCGCACCTCCCCgccgccccccccaccctgtgccgCACCTCCCCCTCACCCGCACCTCCCCGACGCCCCCCTCACCCTGAGCCGCATGTCCCTGCTGTGCCGCTCCAGCTCCCTCCGCAGAccctcctcccccagctcctGCAGGTCCAGGACAGAGTGTTTCCAGTCGATCTGCTCCACGCTGTGCGGGTCGTGGGACACATAGCGCCCGATCTTCACCTTGCGCAGTGTGTGCCAGCAACACGCGTACGCAGCCTGGAAGTCCGCGAGCAGTGAGCTCAGGGTCCGATGTTCAAGTGGCTTGTACATCAGGTCCTCACGCCGGCTCATCCCCAGAGCCCCAAAATGTCCCCCCCAGTGCAGCCCTAGCACGATGTGCCGGAAGCAGCCCCCCGAAAACTGCGTCTTGAAGCTGATGGGGAAACGCTCCAGACCAGAAATGCTGTTAGTCAGGTATCTGGGGAGAGTCAGGAACCCAACAGAGCGAGCACTGTATCGTGGGGGAGTCAGGAACCCCACAGCGAGCGTATATTGGAGGGAGAGTCAGGAACCCCACAGCGAGCGTATATTGGAGGGAGAGTCAGGAACCCCACAGCGAGCGTATATTGGAGGGAGAGTCAGGAACCCCACAGCGAGCGTATATTGGAGGGAGAGTCAGGAACCCCACAGCGAGCGTATATTGGAGGGAGAGTCAGGAACCCCACAGTGAGCGTATATTGGAGGGAGAGTCAGGAACCCCACCTAGCGAGCGCTGTATTGGAGGGAGAGTCAGGAACCCCACAGCGAGCGTATATTGGAGGGAGAGTCAGAAACCCCACAGTGAGCGTATATTGGAGGGAGAGTCAGGAACCCCACCTAGCGAGCGCTGTATTGGAGGGAGAGTCAGGAACCCCACAGCGAGCGTATATTGGAGGGAGAGTCAGGAACCCCACAGCGAGCGTATATTGGAGGGAGAGTCAGGAACCCCACAGCGAGCGTATATTGGAGAGAGAGTCAGGAACCCCACAGCGAGCGTATATTGGAGGGAGAGTCAGGAACCCAACAGAGCGAGCACTGTATCGTGGGGGAGTCAGGAACCCCACAGCGAGCGTATATTGGAGGGAGA is part of the Ascaphus truei isolate aAscTru1 chromosome 9, aAscTru1.hap1, whole genome shotgun sequence genome and harbors:
- the VASH1 gene encoding tubulinyl-Tyr carboxypeptidase 1, with amino-acid sequence MSQWEGLQNGGGEEEEEGGAPFYVNRGGLPVDEPTWERMWGHVTRTHPAGEELARRIREAQDLPKVPVPCVPSPPAGATVPERVEAAQRYVRELQYNHTGTQFFEIKKSRPLTGLLDLAKEMTKEALPIKCLEAVILGIYLTNSISGLERFPISFKTQFSGGCFRHIVLGLHWGGHFGALGMSRREDLMYKPLEHRTLSSLLADFQAAYACCWHTLRKVKIGRYVSHDPHSVEQIDWKHSVLDLQELGEEGLRRELERHSRDMRLRITKGPPTPPKERKRDVTSSPQRGQSSPLRRERPERRPSGEKSADSKSLPDLSGYQIRV